In Lactuca sativa cultivar Salinas chromosome 5, Lsat_Salinas_v11, whole genome shotgun sequence, the DNA window cgggaatgggtaattaggttattgttggttggtgaaaattaaatatgatatttattgtgggttgaaaaccctatatgctcaccatgctcccaagcctgaccctctcagttttaaattgtattacaggaagtagcggaagggcatgagatggatgaaccatcaagttgttttgtttacaagtctgcatatgtttatatttgttaaatgacttgtaatgtattcgtttatgcttattggtctgtatcggaacatgacaccccgagttttgattataatgaaaatacatttcttttatgaaatgctttggtaaacattgttttatcatgttttgtttttgggaacaaattccgcaactctttcaaatcaaaaggatttactctgaaaatatttaaaagcataaatgaaaatcggtcttttctggccgagattttggggatgtcacattgttACAGGTGTTCAGATGTAACGGTGGCACGATGGTCGTCGAAGAAACATATGTGAAGGGTGGTTATTGGAGGTGCGAAGGAGAAGCATGGGATGATGAAGCCTGCAATATTGATCCGATAGAGAACACCTTCAAGAACGAGTTGGGTTTCTTTTTGATATGGAggatcatagagagagagagagagagtggtgggtttattttatttttgttttttattttattataagaataagaaaataaataaaagaaattaaaatataattatttaaggaGCATATTAGTCATTTTAGGTGGGATGTGGACCAAAAACACAAGAAAGtacaaccatagggaccaaaaccacacaatGTATCTAAAATTGGACCAGTGGTGCACCAACATTTCGTTTTGGACCAAAAGTACATAAATTTtccaaccacagggaccatttttgcaattttgtctttgaaataaaagtgtcaaattcttttggaaatgatgttttgaaagaATGCCTTGAAGGAAAGaacatttttgaaagaaaagaatGTTTCggaaaaaaactattatttgatATGGGAAATGTCTTTTCAAAGTATATCTTACTAGTAACCTACACTATTATAAATGATGATATAAGTATTGATAATGTGGAAAGTGAAAGCTAAAAAGAAAGTAAAAAGGAAAGAAagtaaaaaaataatgaaaactGCATGAGCCATGACACCTCATAAGAAGTTTAGAGGAACCTACTAGGGTGGTACCTTCCCCTTCATGAATTATATGTCATATATGCATGAGGGATTCTTTCCCCCTTGGTCTTGGAAACGAAAATATGATGCTTTGGTGAATTGATTTGTTCTTTCCACCTTGGTCTTGGAAATGGaaaatggaaatggaaatggaaaaGAAGCTAATGGAAAGATAAGATAAGAAATGATGCCTATGatatgatatgctatgttatgtatGAAATGATTTTTCATGTAAATGATTGAAAATGCTTTATGGTATGTATGAAAGGAGTTTTCTTTGAAAATAATTGAAAATGTTTTATGATCTAAAACTCGCGTAGCTCACGAGACATTTTTGGCTTACGTATTCATTTTTAATGTCACGTATCCCAAGTTATATTTAAGGAGAAAAATGATAGATAGAAGTAGAAGTTATGAGATAGAGAATAGAGTGGAACTTGTTAAGTTCCTTATTTATTGTATTCatgtaatttttatttgtatGTTATGACAGTATTGATGCTTAATGGTAACACCCAATGTTTTTATTTTGTAAATGTTTTTGTGGGACCGTTTTTTTTAAATGTGTGTTAATTCCTGAATGTTTTTAAAACCATAGCATTTtaaagtttgaaaattttgagGTGTTACATATACACACCACCAAAAGCGAAAGAACTTGGTGGAACGTGAAGAGTTGGCTTTGGCTACGGCATATGTCGATATTTCTAAAGATAAAGTACGCGGAAATCAACAAAAGGCTAGATGCATTTTGGGAGAGGGTTCTAGAgcattttaattttcaaatagGGGTCCGGATCGGTTACGACACCAATAAACACAAAATGAATAAAGTTCGGATCGGATCGATCGTGGGATCTGACAGAATGTCATtctcttcattaagtgcttaatccttagagatctaaacccaaaacttcagatctacttttcaatgacttaatggataaagttttcaaatttatccattaggacTCCATTCTAAAACTGGATCTACAATCCTAAGTCCTTAATAGAGCCAAAACTTGTGCATGGACACAAGGTGACTCCATTCTACAGAACATATAAACCATAGAGGAGCCATACTAGGCATAAtaagttcctcaaactccaagagcATCCATGGAAGGGGCCAAAACCATCCAAATATGACCTCAAACTTGAATTtagaagaataagtaccaagatatgaactttatacATCCAACAACTCATAATCAAAGAAGTTTAGTTTTATAATGTACAACATCATAAcaagaaaaaataaaagtaaaatatctTATTAGGCTACATTTTGAATGTGTAATCTTATCATTTGTTAGATGCTCAAACTATAAAGTCTCTATAGGAAAAATAAAAGTAAGGCATTGTACTTTGATATCCGTATTATAGCATTGCACAACATCCTACTTTCATATTTGGTTTATGGCAACTTATTAAggcattttatttttatattttcataatAGCATAGTTGAAATAACTgaattcatttcaaatttcatttTAGAACACCTTACTTTCGTATCTCTTTTATAAcatcttatcaaggcaatctacaTTGAAAAATCTATCTTTATACATCAATAAATGCATGTCTTACTATACCTTGGTATGACTTGTGTAAAAGCAAAAACAGGTTGCATCGAATTTCTAATGTATTTGGCTTTAGTACTTAATAGTCTTGGGTTCCAAAATTCTGTTTTATGTATCGATACACTTGATAAACGATTTTCTACCATATTtataacccaaaaaaaaaaaaaaaaaaaaaaaaaaaaaaaaaaaaactattgcaTTGTATTGCTTGCTTGATCTTATTTTGACTTGAAATTGCATTTGTAATCAATCAAAATTCAAGTGATAAGTTTCGATCCATACATATTTGGTCCGCATCAATGTGAACCAGCTTATCCCATCATGTTAGCAATGTGATAAATTTAATGAAAAGCAtagataacatataataaactgcctttatttcaaaaataatattccaaaaatttataatatattaaataaataatatgttgATATAGATGAGAAAAGACAATTCGAACTATAAGAATCGAGTCATCAAATTTCCATTTTTTTCCCACAAGAAATTACAAAATTACCGTTTCAATCCATACAAAACTAACCAACTATTGAGTCAGTTTAATCAACTTGTCATCATcaaatacatacacatacatttTGATGATGAACTAGATATAGCAACTATTTAAATGCAAACACACCATACTTAAAATTTGCAAacatttaattatacatatacaacatataagatttggaaaaattAATACTTTTGAGAAATAGTCATTTtagtttctcttttttttttttaattattcagaGTCGGAATCATGAATTCCAGAGTATCTAACTGTCCTACGTCTACTTTCGTCATATTCAGCTTCTTCATCCTCATCTTTTTTCTTCTCCTCAATTATACCTACACAACACataacatcataatttcattttttttatatagcatcctactttcatttaacCCATTTTTTCCcctttttataaatgttttttttaaagtacaggaacttttagaaaaaaaaaatgttacctTTCTTGATCAATAAAGCTTCTAACTTCCTTGTGCTGAAATCGTCTTTTCCTCCAAGATCTTGAAACCCAACAAGCCTATCTCCTGCAATTCCTTTtctgagaaaaaaaaagttgaattttTAATCCCATTAAATATAACGCAAAAAAGGAAAATTGACACTAATAGAATTAATAATAAACAAACATATCTGACCTGAACAATATGACACATGGCAATGTCTTGATTCCTAGTTTTGTCACAAAGAATGGGGCATTCTGTATGTGgtatttaaaaatgttaaaaacatatatatgtgaagaaaataaaaaaaaaataaaaaaaattgttgttaaTAATGATAATAACAAACCTCTGCATCTAGCTTAACAAATTTGGCATCAAGATGAGTTGTTGCAAGAGACTTCAAATGCTTATCCATTATCCTATAATAACAGATATCAAGAAAGTATATGGTGAAAATTGTTTGTTGGAGTCTtaaaagggcaaaatggtcactTACTTGCAGCGATAGAACTCCCGATGGTAGAAATGGCAAATCACCTTTACACTGGTAGTGACTTCACTCAAAAAGTCTCCTTCAGTTATCTCCCTATACTCTCCATGCCCTTTTTTCGTTAATGATTGTCTCTTTTCAGCTTCTCTCTTTtccaacaaaaaattaaaataaaaggcAAATGAGACTTAAAAAGACTTTCCAAATTTCATTTTGTACTTGTGTTTGCATTATAATAATCAAATTACAACCTTAAGAGCTGCAATCCTATCTGCATGCAGCTTTTCCAGCTCAGGATCCTGATATAGAGTTCCATAAAAGTGGAATTAAAATGAAGAATTTGATTAAAAACATATGTTATACAATAAACATGCATTTGCAACTTACATCCATCAAATCATCTAGATCAACCTCTTCATTAACAGAGTATGATGATTGTGCCTTTTCATGAGCTGCAACTTCCTATAAGAGAATTAAATAGATACATGAGTTCTATTCATCAATGTGAAGGAGCAAAACATTCATTAAAATCACTCATCCTTCATCAATGTGAAGGAGCAGAATAACTCACTATTTATAAAATTCAATACAAATGTTAAATATGTTAAGCATTCTCTTCACAGAGTccaaatatgattttttaattACTAGTTTTTAGCTTCAAAATAGAGATCTTTTGGGCTAAACATAAAATTCATTACTACAGTAAACTACCGGAAAAACAAACTACTGCAATTGGACTCTGATAAACATATCTCAATCTCAGTTTACAAACCCTACAATGAAATCtagtgtttgaaaaaaaaaaagcaaaattaATATCGTAAGAGAATTTGAACTTCATGACATAGAAATACAAATACCTTCTGATAATCACGAGCAGCTGCAGCCATTACATTTCCAAACGCTAGAGTCTGCAGAGTCGATTTAACTGAATCGGGATCCATGTCTACAGACGCTAATTACTTCTTTTATCTCTGTAGAAATCCTACATAGTTCGAAGAGTAAGAACATCATGAATCGGCACATAAATCAAAGGTTACAAGGGATACAAGGATCTGAAAACAATGTTGAAATTACAGTACGCCTATCGATTTTGAATCGGAGATAAGTATGGAACCTAATCTTACCACGGATCTCAGATTTGGTGAGAGAAGTTCTGAAAACGGAATGTCTTTCAAACTATTGAAATTTGGTCCTTCGGTCGAATGTCTTTCAAACTTCTTCTGCAGACCTCTTAAAAAACAATGAGATGAaatagaatgaaataaaaaacaTTTAACCTTCTACTCTTTGGTTTCCCTACTTCAATTTTGATTTTACCGAAGAAAATCGCATCCCAACAGAAGATATAAAAACacggttttaatttt includes these proteins:
- the LOC111897060 gene encoding thioredoxin domain-containing protein PLP3B, whose amino-acid sequence is MDPDSVKSTLQTLAFGNVMAAAARDYQKEVAAHEKAQSSYSVNEEVDLDDLMDDPELEKLHADRIAALKREAEKRQSLTKKGHGEYREITEGDFLSEVTTSVKVICHFYHREFYRCKIMDKHLKSLATTHLDAKFVKLDAENAPFFVTKLGIKTLPCVILFRKGIAGDRLVGFQDLGGKDDFSTRKLEALLIKKGIIEEKKKDEDEEAEYDESRRRTVRYSGIHDSDSE